A region of Candidatus Leptovillus gracilis DNA encodes the following proteins:
- a CDS encoding aldo/keto reductase, producing the protein MNNPSLQERPLGKSGLSVTEIGMGLWAAGGDQWGATDDQEIFDAIDFALDSGVTFFDTADVYGSGHSEELLGQAMQGRRDSFIVATKIGWRGFDGEARQSAYDTVEKLIAGVESNLRRLQTDYVDVIQSHIDFREPNMEIFLAGFQRLQRDGKVRAYGVSTSDFGYLQAFNADDGCAVLQVDYSILNRTAEADILSYCQAHNIGVIVRGALAMGILAGKYNAQSRFPEGDFRRRWHETPEENAVFLDDLAKVAQLEPLANGRTLAQLALQFTLAHPAVTTVIPGAKNTQQMRDNVQAGLLPPLTAVELAQIAAIVPPGGGRKIWPA; encoded by the coding sequence ATGAACAATCCATCTTTACAGGAACGGCCGTTGGGCAAAAGCGGCCTCTCTGTCACCGAAATTGGCATGGGCCTGTGGGCCGCCGGCGGTGACCAGTGGGGCGCGACCGACGACCAGGAAATATTCGACGCCATAGACTTCGCCCTGGACAGCGGCGTCACCTTCTTTGATACAGCCGACGTTTACGGCAGCGGCCACAGCGAAGAACTGCTGGGTCAGGCGATGCAGGGGCGGCGCGACAGCTTCATCGTAGCCACCAAAATCGGCTGGCGCGGCTTCGACGGCGAAGCGCGCCAATCGGCCTACGACACAGTGGAAAAGCTGATCGCCGGTGTGGAGAGCAATCTGCGCCGCCTACAAACCGATTACGTGGATGTCATCCAGAGCCACATTGACTTCCGCGAGCCGAACATGGAAATCTTTTTGGCCGGTTTTCAGCGGCTGCAGCGAGATGGTAAAGTGCGCGCCTATGGCGTCAGCACCAGCGATTTTGGTTACCTGCAAGCCTTCAACGCCGATGACGGCTGCGCTGTGCTGCAAGTGGATTACAGCATCCTCAACCGCACCGCGGAAGCGGATATTCTGTCTTACTGTCAGGCGCACAACATCGGTGTGATCGTGCGCGGCGCGCTGGCGATGGGTATTCTGGCCGGTAAGTACAACGCGCAGTCACGCTTCCCGGAAGGGGATTTCCGCCGCCGTTGGCATGAAACCCCGGAGGAAAACGCTGTTTTTCTGGATGATCTGGCGAAGGTTGCCCAACTGGAACCGTTGGCGAACGGCCGTACTCTGGCGCAGTTAGCGCTGCAATTCACCCTGGCGCACCCGGCCGTGACCACCGTTATTCCCGGCGCAAAAAACACCCAACAGATGCGCGACAACGTGCAGGCCGGTCTGCTGCCGCCACTAACGGCCGTCGAATTGGCGCAAATTGCCGCGATTGTGCCGCCCGGCGGCGGGCGCAAAATCTGGCCCGCCTGA
- a CDS encoding DUF58 domain-containing protein: MSELHPPMKPSVLAASGIVKWADLWHNQTMIAGIRKSGPGGANASDVKLQMHQRRPLLWLAVLLITAVFLPDRAWNTLLVGFGGLFLAAYGWTYFLIHGLHASRKLRFGWVAVGDRLSEQFELVNDSPIPALWVEVIDQSNVPGYNAAVVQSLSIGSHIHWRQSAICTRRGQFTLGPWALRTGDPFGIFSATRTYPASDEIIIHPPIHSTLPIPLPSGQSSGRAHARERAQQATINAAGARAYQPGDPFRWIHWRVSAHRDELFVREFDLDAAGDLWLMLDMQTAVQLNNAALGTEEHAVLLAAAISARVLQNNRGVGLAAYGRTPQVAPPARGKASSGGCCGRWPW; the protein is encoded by the coding sequence ATGAGTGAGCTGCACCCACCCATGAAGCCTTCTGTGTTGGCTGCCTCTGGCATCGTAAAGTGGGCCGATTTGTGGCACAATCAGACTATGATCGCCGGAATCCGCAAGTCAGGGCCAGGGGGAGCAAACGCAAGCGACGTCAAGCTGCAAATGCATCAGCGACGGCCGTTGCTGTGGCTGGCAGTTTTGCTGATAACGGCCGTTTTCCTGCCTGATCGCGCCTGGAACACCCTGTTGGTCGGCTTTGGTGGTCTGTTCCTGGCCGCTTACGGCTGGACCTATTTTCTGATCCACGGGCTGCACGCCAGCCGCAAGCTCCGCTTTGGTTGGGTGGCTGTGGGCGACCGGCTGAGCGAACAGTTTGAATTGGTCAACGACAGCCCCATCCCGGCGCTGTGGGTCGAAGTGATAGACCAGTCCAATGTGCCCGGTTACAACGCGGCTGTGGTGCAAAGCCTCAGCATCGGCAGCCACATTCATTGGCGACAGTCGGCCATCTGCACGCGGCGTGGGCAGTTCACCCTGGGGCCGTGGGCGCTGCGCACCGGCGACCCGTTTGGCATCTTTTCGGCCACGCGCACTTACCCGGCCAGCGACGAAATCATCATCCACCCACCTATCCACAGCACGCTGCCCATCCCCCTGCCTTCTGGACAAAGCAGCGGGCGCGCCCACGCCCGCGAACGGGCGCAGCAGGCGACGATCAACGCCGCCGGCGCGCGCGCTTATCAGCCCGGCGACCCATTCCGCTGGATCCATTGGCGCGTCAGCGCCCACCGCGACGAGCTGTTTGTGCGGGAATTTGACCTGGACGCGGCCGGCGATTTGTGGCTGATGTTGGACATGCAAACGGCCGTGCAGTTAAACAACGCGGCTTTAGGGACCGAAGAACACGCTGTGCTGCTGGCTGCCGCCATCAGTGCGCGGGTGCTGCAAAACAACCGGGGCGTGGGCCTGGCAGCTTACGGTCGGACGCCGCAGGTGGCCCCACCCGCCAGGGGGAAGGCCAGCAGTGGCGGCTGCTGCGGGCGCTGGCCCTGGTGA
- a CDS encoding transglutaminase domain-containing protein — protein sequence MIAQLTVWAWNRFRPREGWLALAVAVALVACVAGAILEVNWTPEANVVGVTAVFGLLMGLLLAKRPTSPRLAWTLLTLYGLLISGIVLANLWPPTAVLRAGWWATADYWRQSSALFVDRAASWVVAIFQGNPSQETVVFALGLALAAWFLVAYATWTIFRQRRPLPGLASLGVALAVNNYFGLAELWWLAVFVGLAALLAALVHFATLEEEWQRAGIDYSAEIRLELIIVGGGTALCLLMLSMILPTFSLSKLAAALQNHPLVVETEKTLGQVFAGVEQPRQAGLSPGRPGGSGLLPRNYLLGNPPELADQVVMTAALEIAAPDGQWLPATAAVLAGAHWRGLSYNVYTGRGWALSEEREEPVPTGQTIALPDAAGQTHLRQTIAWRQDERLIRYTVGLPLTFDHDVVVQWRGLADLSRVQGKPAEYQAMSRLTTAGAAALRATAVADTPSLILARYTQLPGNLPERIPALAQEIVGGLDNPYDQARALEQFLRQYPYSLDVEPPPPDQDPVDYFLFDLQRGYCDYYASAMAVMARSLGLPARIAVGYLAQPPDETGVQHIRQADGHSWPEIYFAGYGWVEFEPTAAFASPHDAARPFFTAEPTFDDVLAVPPTALPLRQPAPRPISWAVIAGGLGLVALLVGAGVWLWRRPTNEKMEDGVVWVYGRLQRQAERLDQPAQSGQTPMEFSAALQERLDQFGQHARLTAVSSRLKRGVARLTDLYNERRYSPPTTENSDEDETAVQTWREMRRPLYQLWLVKKIMK from the coding sequence ATGATAGCGCAGCTTACAGTTTGGGCCTGGAATCGGTTTCGCCCGCGGGAGGGCTGGTTGGCGCTGGCAGTGGCGGTGGCGCTGGTAGCCTGCGTGGCCGGGGCCATCCTGGAAGTGAACTGGACGCCAGAAGCAAACGTGGTAGGGGTAACGGCCGTGTTTGGTCTGCTGATGGGGCTGCTGCTGGCTAAACGCCCTACCAGCCCGCGCCTGGCCTGGACATTACTCACGCTTTATGGCCTGCTAATTAGCGGCATCGTTTTGGCGAATTTATGGCCGCCTACGGCCGTTTTACGCGCCGGTTGGTGGGCGACGGCCGATTATTGGCGACAAAGCAGCGCACTCTTTGTGGACCGGGCAGCCAGTTGGGTCGTCGCCATTTTTCAGGGCAACCCCAGTCAGGAAACCGTCGTTTTTGCTCTAGGTTTGGCGTTGGCCGCCTGGTTCCTGGTCGCTTACGCCACCTGGACTATCTTTCGCCAGCGACGGCCGCTGCCCGGTCTGGCATCACTCGGCGTCGCCCTGGCCGTTAATAACTACTTTGGCCTGGCGGAGTTGTGGTGGTTGGCTGTTTTTGTTGGGCTGGCCGCGCTGCTGGCTGCTCTGGTTCACTTTGCCACCCTGGAAGAAGAATGGCAGCGCGCCGGCATAGATTATTCCGCCGAAATTCGCCTTGAACTGATCATCGTTGGCGGCGGGACCGCCCTATGCCTGCTGATGTTATCTATGATTCTGCCCACCTTCAGCCTGAGCAAACTGGCGGCAGCTTTGCAAAACCATCCCCTGGTAGTAGAAACCGAAAAGACACTGGGGCAGGTTTTTGCCGGCGTAGAGCAGCCGCGCCAGGCAGGGCTTAGTCCGGGTAGACCGGGCGGCAGCGGCCTGCTGCCGCGCAATTACCTGCTGGGCAACCCACCTGAATTGGCCGACCAGGTGGTGATGACGGCGGCGCTGGAAATCGCCGCTCCAGATGGGCAATGGCTGCCAGCCACGGCCGCTGTGTTGGCTGGCGCTCATTGGCGGGGGTTGAGTTACAACGTGTACACCGGGCGCGGTTGGGCGTTGTCCGAAGAGCGCGAAGAGCCGGTTCCCACCGGGCAAACCATCGCCCTGCCAGACGCCGCCGGGCAAACGCACTTGCGGCAAACAATCGCCTGGCGGCAAGATGAACGGCTGATCCGCTATACAGTCGGCCTGCCCCTGACATTCGACCACGACGTGGTGGTGCAGTGGCGTGGGCTGGCGGATTTGTCGCGCGTCCAGGGCAAACCGGCCGAATACCAGGCCATGTCACGCCTGACGACGGCTGGAGCGGCCGCTTTACGGGCAACGGCCGTTGCCGACACGCCCTCCCTCATCCTTGCCCGCTACACACAGCTGCCCGGCAATTTGCCAGAGCGCATCCCCGCCCTGGCCCAAGAAATCGTCGGCGGCCTGGACAATCCGTATGATCAGGCGCGGGCGCTGGAGCAGTTTTTGCGCCAGTATCCCTACTCGCTGGATGTGGAACCGCCGCCGCCAGACCAGGACCCGGTGGATTATTTTTTGTTCGATTTGCAGCGCGGCTACTGTGATTATTACGCTTCGGCCATGGCGGTTATGGCGCGCAGCCTGGGCTTGCCGGCGCGCATCGCTGTGGGCTATCTGGCCCAGCCGCCGGACGAAACCGGCGTGCAGCACATCCGGCAGGCGGACGGCCATTCCTGGCCGGAGATATATTTTGCCGGATACGGCTGGGTGGAGTTTGAGCCGACGGCCGCTTTTGCCAGCCCTCATGATGCGGCACGGCCGTTCTTCACCGCGGAACCTACCTTCGACGATGTGTTGGCTGTGCCGCCGACGGCTTTGCCGCTGCGCCAACCAGCTCCCCGCCCAATTTCCTGGGCTGTCATTGCCGGAGGGCTGGGGCTGGTGGCTTTGCTGGTCGGAGCAGGCGTGTGGCTCTGGCGGCGGCCAACAAACGAGAAAATGGAGGATGGGGTCGTGTGGGTGTACGGCCGTTTGCAGCGGCAGGCAGAACGATTGGACCAACCGGCGCAGTCCGGCCAGACGCCGATGGAATTTAGCGCGGCGCTGCAAGAGCGGTTGGACCAGTTCGGCCAACATGCCCGGCTGACGGCCGTCTCGTCCAGGCTGAAACGGGGCGTGGCCCGGTTAACAGACCTGTACAATGAGCGCCGCTATTCCCCACCAACAACGGAGAACAGCGATGAAGATGAAACGGCCGTGCAAACCTGGCGCGAGATGAGACGGCCGTTGTACCAACTGTGGCTGGTCAAAAAAATCATGAAGTGA
- the fahA gene encoding fumarylacetoacetase — MSHSFVEIKSDSHFSWHNLPYGVFTPPGGGRPRVGVAVGEWVLDLLVLAQAGLLADLPFTAAAVFGQSSLNAFMAGGRPFWQPTRARLQTLLHADTPTLRDNQPLRAAAFWRQTAVTMHLPAAIGDYTDFYASLDHARSVGTMFRGPDNALMPNWRHLPVAYHGRASSIVVSGQPVRRPHGQTRPEPQAAPVFGPSQELDFELEVGFFMGPGNDLGQPIPISQAADHIFGLVLVNDWSARDIQRWEYQPLGPFLSKNFATSISPWVVPLAALAPFRQPGPPQEPAPLPHLQRAADWSLDIHLEAHIRSAEMSEPVIISRTNHHYLYWDICQQLAHHSSNGCDLHPGDLLASGTISGPTADSAGCLLELTWRGERPLRLPDGQTRGYLADGDEVALTGWSQGDGYRVGFGEVRGQVLPTKEGYT; from the coding sequence ATGTCCCACTCTTTTGTTGAGATAAAATCAGATTCCCATTTTTCCTGGCATAATTTACCCTATGGCGTTTTTACGCCGCCAGGTGGTGGACGGCCGCGCGTGGGTGTGGCCGTGGGCGAATGGGTGCTGGACCTGCTTGTTCTGGCGCAAGCCGGGCTGCTGGCTGATTTACCATTTACGGCAGCGGCCGTTTTTGGGCAAAGCAGCCTGAATGCGTTTATGGCCGGGGGACGGCCGTTTTGGCAGCCAACACGCGCGCGCTTGCAAACCCTGCTGCACGCCGATACCCCCACCCTGCGCGACAACCAGCCGCTGCGGGCGGCGGCGTTTTGGCGGCAAACGGCCGTCACCATGCACCTGCCGGCGGCGATTGGCGATTACACCGATTTCTACGCCTCGCTGGACCACGCCCGCAGTGTGGGGACCATGTTTCGCGGCCCAGACAACGCCCTGATGCCCAACTGGCGTCATTTGCCGGTGGCTTATCACGGCCGTGCCAGTTCCATCGTCGTCAGCGGGCAGCCGGTGCGGCGGCCGCACGGGCAAACCCGCCCCGAACCCCAGGCCGCGCCTGTATTTGGTCCCAGCCAAGAGCTGGATTTTGAGCTGGAAGTCGGCTTTTTTATGGGTCCTGGCAACGACCTGGGGCAGCCGATTCCCATCAGCCAGGCCGCCGACCATATTTTTGGCCTGGTCCTGGTGAACGACTGGAGCGCCCGTGATATACAACGGTGGGAATACCAGCCGCTGGGTCCATTTTTGTCCAAAAACTTCGCCACTTCCATCTCTCCCTGGGTGGTACCATTGGCAGCGTTGGCGCCGTTTCGGCAGCCTGGCCCTCCCCAGGAACCCGCCCCCCTGCCCCACTTGCAGCGCGCCGCCGATTGGTCGCTGGATATTCACCTGGAAGCGCATATTCGCAGCGCGGAAATGAGTGAACCGGTCATCATCAGCCGCACCAACCATCATTATTTATATTGGGACATTTGCCAGCAGTTGGCCCATCACAGCAGCAATGGCTGCGATTTGCACCCTGGCGACCTGTTGGCTTCGGGGACTATCAGCGGTCCCACGGCCGATTCGGCCGGTTGTTTGCTGGAGTTAACCTGGCGGGGGGAACGGCCGCTGCGCCTGCCTGACGGCCAAACCCGCGGCTATCTGGCCGATGGCGACGAAGTGGCGCTGACTGGCTGGAGCCAGGGAGATGGCTACCGGGTTGGTTTTGGTGAGGTGCGCGGCCAGGTTTTGCCGACCAAAGAGGGTTATACCTGA
- a CDS encoding DUF368 domain-containing protein: protein MRYKPVTNTTERETAVARPTRSLKAYAGLTLRGMAMGASDIVPGVSGGTMAFILGIYEELIDSIRTIGRPEFLSAALRLRIRQALQILNWPFLLAVGLGIFISVLTLSGLLEWLLVNQPVYIWSFFFGLVLASAFTVSKRIPHWTVPLILTTLAGAAAAYLLVGMVPAQTPNTWWFLILSGALASCAMILPGISGAFILVILGKYAFILNAVNTRDLVSIGLLGIGAAIGLISFAQVLSWMFKQHHNLTVAVLIGLMLGSLRKIWPWQIAIGDGHGAETTSQHINILPSLATSADVLQVVAAVALMITGIVAIVVLDRVANLKEQVAEG from the coding sequence ATGAGGTATAAACCTGTGACTAACACAACCGAACGAGAAACGGCCGTCGCCAGACCAACAAGAAGCCTCAAAGCCTACGCCGGGTTAACCCTGCGCGGCATGGCCATGGGCGCTTCAGACATCGTGCCCGGCGTTTCTGGCGGCACCATGGCCTTTATCCTGGGCATTTACGAAGAACTGATAGATTCTATCCGCACCATCGGCCGACCAGAATTTCTTAGCGCCGCGTTGCGCCTGCGCATTCGCCAGGCGCTGCAAATCCTCAACTGGCCCTTCTTACTGGCCGTTGGCCTGGGTATCTTCATCTCCGTACTCACGCTGTCTGGCTTGCTAGAATGGCTGCTGGTCAACCAGCCCGTCTACATCTGGAGCTTCTTCTTTGGTCTGGTTCTGGCGTCTGCCTTCACTGTGAGCAAGCGGATTCCCCACTGGACGGTACCGCTCATCCTCACCACCCTGGCCGGGGCGGCGGCGGCTTATCTGCTGGTGGGCATGGTCCCAGCGCAAACCCCCAATACCTGGTGGTTCCTCATTCTCAGCGGTGCGCTGGCAAGCTGCGCCATGATCCTGCCGGGTATCTCTGGCGCATTTATTCTGGTGATTCTGGGCAAATATGCCTTCATCCTCAACGCAGTGAATACCCGCGACCTTGTGAGCATCGGTTTGTTGGGCATTGGCGCGGCCATTGGTCTGATCTCATTCGCCCAGGTTCTCAGTTGGATGTTTAAGCAGCACCACAATCTGACCGTCGCTGTCTTGATTGGCCTGATGCTGGGCAGCCTGCGTAAGATTTGGCCCTGGCAAATCGCCATCGGCGATGGTCATGGCGCTGAAACCACCAGCCAACACATCAACATCTTGCCCAGTCTGGCTACGTCGGCCGACGTGCTGCAAGTGGTGGCGGCCGTGGCGTTGATGATCACTGGCATCGTCGCCATTGTGGTTCTGGATCGGGTAGCCAATCTCAAAGAACAAGTTGCCGAGGGGTGA
- a CDS encoding HAD-IA family hydrolase, producing the protein MPQRPIQAVLFDLDDTLLDWSARRDDGAVYHRPHLTRLYGYLAECGHDLPAEAVFLGAFDTAVTAAWAEAKKTWQGVNFANTLQTIFTNLGLDTASIDITAVLLAYDWQPIPDVSLYADAIPVLATLRQQNYRLGLITNSMMPMWMRDIELQAYGILDYFAARITSGDVGYMKPHPAIYTHTLSLLNVRPEQAVFVGDRPSNDIVGANAAGLTSVLMAPSHLGREQKELAAEARPDFVITTLTELLPLLDSLQGGSGKDG; encoded by the coding sequence GTGCCACAAAGACCGATTCAGGCTGTTTTGTTTGATTTGGATGATACCTTGCTGGATTGGTCGGCGCGGCGTGACGATGGGGCTGTCTATCACCGGCCACATCTGACCCGGTTATACGGCTATCTGGCCGAATGTGGCCACGATCTGCCAGCAGAAGCGGTGTTTTTGGGCGCTTTTGACACGGCCGTCACTGCTGCCTGGGCCGAAGCCAAAAAAACGTGGCAGGGCGTCAACTTCGCCAACACCCTGCAAACCATCTTCACCAACCTCGGTTTAGATACCGCCAGCATAGACATAACGGCCGTCCTCCTTGCCTACGACTGGCAACCCATTCCCGACGTTAGCCTCTACGCCGACGCCATCCCGGTGTTAGCGACGCTGCGCCAACAGAACTACCGGCTGGGGCTGATCACCAATTCCATGATGCCTATGTGGATGCGCGACATTGAACTGCAAGCCTATGGCATCCTCGACTATTTTGCGGCGCGCATCACTTCGGGCGACGTTGGGTATATGAAACCCCACCCCGCTATTTATACCCACACACTATCTTTGTTAAACGTCCGGCCAGAGCAAGCCGTATTTGTCGGCGACCGGCCGTCTAACGACATTGTTGGCGCCAACGCCGCCGGGCTTACCAGCGTGCTGATGGCCCCATCTCACCTGGGTCGTGAACAAAAAGAACTCGCCGCCGAAGCCCGGCCAGACTTTGTGATCACCACATTGACCGAATTACTGCCACTGCTAGACAGCCTGCAAGGTGGGTCAGGCAAAGATGGTTGA
- a CDS encoding SEC-C domain-containing protein: MTKIGRNDPCYCGSGKKYKNCHMQADNDITREKRAWAEAGRFLRRDIIQFARQERFATAVAEALPFYWNNFYDAATASDMSMPEGVRFFDWFVYDYQPDGRRLLDLYAEENRDSLSHHQQITLDRWLTETVTGAYELTGYDGQTLHLRDFMTGETYDIFEAGGHGNVEIGEVIITRLVPVHDQLEMSVSAAYLPAAEIADLADKLAAAKAADAETYPDADHQEFMRRHNYILVHHALEHAAIQGRPPVARLNPDRDDLKTQKRVTKIKRRLQ, translated from the coding sequence ATGACAAAAATTGGTCGAAATGATCCCTGCTATTGTGGCAGCGGCAAAAAATATAAGAACTGCCATATGCAAGCCGACAACGATATCACCCGCGAAAAACGGGCCTGGGCAGAAGCCGGCCGCTTCCTACGGCGCGACATCATCCAATTTGCCCGGCAAGAACGTTTTGCTACGGCCGTCGCCGAAGCCCTACCCTTTTACTGGAACAACTTCTACGACGCGGCCACGGCCAGCGACATGAGCATGCCCGAAGGCGTGCGCTTTTTTGACTGGTTTGTCTACGATTATCAGCCCGACGGCCGTCGTCTGTTAGACCTCTACGCTGAAGAAAATCGAGACAGCCTCTCCCATCACCAGCAAATCACGCTAGATCGCTGGCTGACCGAGACCGTAACCGGCGCCTACGAGCTGACCGGCTACGACGGCCAGACACTCCATCTGCGCGACTTTATGACCGGCGAAACCTACGACATATTTGAAGCCGGCGGGCATGGCAACGTGGAGATCGGCGAGGTGATCATCACCCGCCTGGTTCCGGTGCATGATCAGTTGGAAATGAGCGTCTCAGCCGCCTACCTGCCCGCTGCCGAAATCGCCGACCTGGCCGACAAATTGGCCGCAGCCAAAGCCGCCGATGCCGAAACATATCCCGATGCCGACCACCAGGAGTTTATGCGCCGCCACAACTACATATTGGTACACCACGCCCTGGAACACGCCGCCATCCAGGGCCGCCCACCCGTCGCCCGGCTCAATCCCGACCGCGATGACCTGAAAACGCAGAAGCGCGTCACCAAAATAAAAAGACGTCTGCAATGA
- the aroA gene encoding 3-phosphoshikimate 1-carboxyvinyltransferase produces MNQLLIRPQKTPLRGRIHVPGDKSISHRAVMLGALAEGVSRIRNWLPAGDTIATLQGFQALGVPITIEERSPTAWDLTIEGRGLFGLRPSAQPINCRNAGTFMRLMAGILAGQRFAATLDGSEQLRRRPMRRIAEPLQQMGANITTTNGRAPLHIQPASLRPTEFRLTVASAQVKSALLLAALYTPGETRIYQPGPARDHTERMLQAVGVDVQVAGDWISLHNPGDLRLKPLDLTVPGDISSAAFPLVAAAIVPHSEITIANVGYNETRTGILDMLAQMGAQFTVSNERLTGGETAVDLTITFNELHSADISGPVVVRGIDEFPILAVAATQAAGPTTVRDAAELRVKEVDRISVLAGELRKLNISMDEQPDGFTIHGPVHPYAAAVDSHDDHRLGMALAVLGLVTRGHSLIHHADCMADSFPGFVETMQALGADMTWVAADD; encoded by the coding sequence ATGAACCAGCTTCTCATTCGCCCGCAAAAAACGCCTTTGCGCGGCCGCATCCACGTGCCCGGCGACAAGTCCATCAGCCACCGGGCCGTTATGCTGGGCGCATTGGCCGAGGGCGTCAGCCGCATTCGCAACTGGCTGCCGGCCGGGGACACCATCGCCACATTGCAAGGATTTCAGGCTTTGGGTGTGCCCATTACCATCGAAGAACGCAGCCCGACAGCCTGGGATTTAACCATTGAGGGGCGGGGATTGTTTGGTTTACGGCCGTCAGCCCAGCCCATCAACTGCCGCAACGCCGGCACCTTCATGCGCCTGATGGCCGGTATTCTGGCCGGGCAGCGCTTCGCCGCCACCCTGGACGGCAGCGAGCAGCTTCGCCGCCGCCCTATGCGCCGCATCGCCGAACCGCTGCAACAGATGGGCGCAAACATCACCACCACCAACGGCCGTGCCCCCTTGCACATCCAACCGGCCAGCCTGCGCCCCACCGAATTCCGCCTGACCGTCGCCAGCGCCCAGGTGAAAAGCGCCCTGCTTCTGGCCGCCCTCTACACACCCGGCGAAACGCGCATCTACCAGCCCGGCCCGGCCCGCGACCACACCGAACGCATGTTACAAGCTGTCGGCGTAGACGTACAAGTCGCGGGTGACTGGATCAGCCTGCACAATCCGGGTGATTTGCGCCTGAAGCCGTTGGACCTCACCGTGCCGGGCGATATTTCCTCGGCCGCCTTTCCGCTGGTGGCGGCGGCCATCGTCCCCCATTCAGAAATCACCATCGCCAACGTGGGCTATAACGAGACGCGCACCGGCATCCTGGACATGCTGGCGCAGATGGGGGCGCAGTTTACGGTGAGCAATGAGCGGCTGACGGGGGGAGAAACGGCCGTTGACCTCACCATCACCTTCAACGAACTACACAGCGCCGACATCAGCGGCCCGGTAGTCGTGCGCGGCATAGACGAGTTTCCCATCCTGGCCGTGGCCGCCACCCAGGCCGCCGGCCCCACCACCGTGCGCGACGCCGCCGAACTGCGCGTTAAAGAGGTAGACCGCATCAGCGTGCTGGCCGGTGAACTGCGCAAATTGAACATCAGCATGGACGAGCAGCCCGACGGTTTCACCATTCACGGCCCCGTCCACCCCTACGCCGCCGCAGTAGACAGCCACGATGACCACCGCCTGGGCATGGCCCTGGCCGTCCTCGGCCTGGTCACCCGCGGCCACAGCCTCATCCATCACGCCGACTGCATGGCCGACAGCTTCCCCGGTTTCGTGGAAACCATGCAGGCGTTGGGGGCCGACATGACCTGGGTGGCGGCTGACGACTGA
- a CDS encoding shikimate dehydrogenase — MTTISGKTQLLGLLGWPVAHSLSPAMHNAAAAALGLDVVYVPLPVRPEDVGTAVPALITLGFLGANVTVPYKQTVIPYLDALEPAAEAIGAVNTIVVQQSAVNNRQTLGGNTDWSGFLADLAELGVPVNGRDCLVLGAGGSARAVAYGLATAGGRVQVLARRVAQAQALVEAIAPRLPHPPDGWLNAWPLAELAAAVTATTSPLIVNTTPLGMIPHLDSSPWPAGLPIPPGAFVYDLVYNPPITKFMRQAQAAGCQTTNGLGMLLWQGAKAFALWTGRAPDVAVMRAALGTR; from the coding sequence ATGACAACTATTTCCGGCAAAACCCAACTGCTCGGCCTGCTTGGTTGGCCGGTGGCCCACAGCCTCAGCCCGGCGATGCACAATGCAGCAGCGGCCGCTTTGGGGTTAGATGTAGTCTATGTGCCGCTGCCGGTGCGCCCGGAGGATGTAGGCACGGCCGTTCCTGCCCTTATCACCCTCGGCTTTTTGGGGGCCAACGTCACCGTGCCCTACAAACAAACCGTCATCCCCTACCTGGACGCTCTGGAACCCGCCGCTGAAGCCATCGGCGCAGTCAATACAATTGTGGTGCAGCAATCAGCCGTGAACAATCGCCAGACCCTCGGCGGCAACACCGACTGGTCCGGCTTTCTGGCCGATTTAGCTGAATTGGGCGTGCCGGTAAACGGCCGTGACTGTCTGGTCCTCGGCGCCGGCGGTTCGGCGCGGGCGGTGGCCTATGGGCTGGCGACGGCCGGTGGTCGGGTGCAGGTATTGGCCCGCCGCGTAGCCCAGGCGCAGGCATTGGTCGAAGCCATCGCCCCCCGTTTGCCCCACCCGCCAGACGGCTGGCTGAACGCCTGGCCGCTGGCCGAATTGGCAGCGGCCGTCACCGCCACCACCTCCCCCCTCATCGTCAACACCACCCCCCTGGGCATGATCCCCCACCTGGATTCTTCGCCCTGGCCCGCTGGCCTGCCCATTCCACCCGGCGCTTTTGTGTACGATCTGGTCTATAATCCGCCCATCACCAAATTCATGCGCCAGGCGCAAGCCGCCGGCTGCCAGACGACCAACGGCCTGGGCATGTTGCTCTGGCAAGGCGCAAAAGCGTTTGCCTTATGGACCGGGCGCGCGCCGGACGTGGCCGTGATGCGCGCGGCGTTGGGGACAAGATGA